One Carassius auratus strain Wakin chromosome 3, ASM336829v1, whole genome shotgun sequence genomic region harbors:
- the LOC113047918 gene encoding chromobox protein homolog 6-like isoform X3 → MYGPKKRGPKPKLLLLKSRAQVAETSSRVPEFKHTHPKQHSKFPPPSAAPSYTPTAPSNAKLQSGTAQPKLKKDIHRCHRMARRPLPRPDQTVSPSGPFSSRPTVSPFSETVRILNRKVKPREVKKGRVILNLKVVDKAGHGGVPNSRRTHVPSAQQSHFGRQKIPSRNRVIGKNRRFGEFSYRGIPTPNRNSGFPVFGKLFDSHSLNNAENQTQSGESRDNTAKNLSSSKNQTLDELPPSNSSSEVSDGEPNSPPQTQSQRSSLQPKSSTIKAPDPTLHKHSAQTVPSENSLVPTSLPSSPMFSSSSSASSSSEDNERILDLSVPHEMDKRLRRRHPFSGRHPLKVPEVPVSEEPSEEEEDLDWRPDMTSKCANVVVTDITANLLTVTIKEFCHPPSVNPPPCYPKNILAQHDTKQPKQHPNKT, encoded by the exons ATGTATGGACCTAAAAAGAGAGGCCCGAAACCTAAATTATTGCTTCTAAAG TCAAGAGCACAGGTTGCAGAGACTTCCTCACGAGTCCCAGAGTTCAAGCACACTCATCCCAAGCAGCACTCCAAGTTTCCTCCGCCCTCGGCTGCACCGTCCTACACCCCAACCGCCCCTTCCAATGCTAAACTGCAGTCGGGCACTGCTCAGCCCAAACTGAAGAAAGACATTCACCGCTGCCATCGCATGGCTCGTCGCCCCTTGCCCCGCCCAGACCAAACAGTCAGTCCCTCTGGTCCTTTTTCGTCCCGTCCAACAGTAAGTCCTTTCTCAGAAACGGTCCGCATTCTCAATCGTAAAGTCAAACCCAGGGAAGTAAAGAAAGGACGGGTCATTCTGAACCTCAAAGTGGTTGACAAGGCTGGGCACGGTGGAGTTCCTAATAGTAGAAGGACACATGTGCCCTCCGCCCAGCAGTCCCATTTTGGCCGACAGAAGATTCCATCCCGGAACAGGGTGATTGGGAAAAACAGGCGGTTTGGAGAGTTTTCCTACCGAGGAATCCCGACCCCCAACAGAAATTCTGGGTTTCCTGTTTTTGGAAAGCTCTTTGATTCTCACTCTCTGAACAATGCAGAGAACCAGACTCAAAGTGGAGAGAGTCGCGATAACACGGCAAAGAATCTCTCTTCCTCCAAAAATCAGACTCTTGATGAACTTCCTCCTTCAAACTCAAGCTCTGAAGTTTCCGATGGTGAGCCGAACTCCCCGCCACAAACCCAATCCCAGCGTTCCTCATTGCAGCCCAAGTCCTCCACAATCAAGGCGCCAGATCCCACACTTCACAAACACAGCGCTCAAACTGTGCCATCCGAAAACAGCTTGGTTCCTACTTCTCTTCCCTCCTCTCCTATGTTTTCCTCATCGTCCTCTGCGTCGTCCTCCTCAGAAGACAACGAACGCATCCTGGACCTTTCTGTACCTCATGAAATGGACAAGAGATTGCGGCGTCGCCATCCCTTCTCTGGCCGTCATCCGCTCAAAGTCCCTGAGGTGCCTGTGTCAGAAGAACCatctgaggaagaggaagatttgGACTGGCGTCCTGACATGACATCCAAATGTGCCAATGTGGTCGTAACGGACATCACAGCTAACCTCCTCACCGTAACGATAAAGGAGTTCTGTCATCCACCTTCTGTTAACCCTCCTCCCTGCTACCCCAAAAATATATTAGCTCAACATGACACAAAACAGCCAAAGCAACACCCCAACAAAACATGA
- the LOC113047918 gene encoding chromobox protein homolog 6-like isoform X2 gives MEYLVKWKGWAIKYSTWEPEENILDERLVAAFEQKEREQEMYGPKKRGPKPKLLLLKSRAQVAETSSRVPEFKHTHPKQHSKFPPPSAAPSYTPTAPSNAKLQSGTAQPKLKKDIHRCHRMARRPLPRPDQTVSPSGPFSSRPTVSPFSETVRILNRKVKPREVKKGRVILNLKVVDKAGHGGVPNSRRTHVPSAQQSHFGRQKIPSRNRVIGKNRRFGEFSYRGIPTPNRNSGFPVFGKLFDSHSLNNAENQTQSGESRDNTAKNLSSSKNQTLDELPPSNSSSEVSDGEPNSPPQTQSQRSSLQPKSSTIKAPDPTLHKHSAQTVPSENSLVPTSLPSSPMFSSSSSASSSSEDNERILDLSVPHEMDKRLRRRHPFSGRHPLKVPEVPVSEEPSEEEEDLDWRPDMTSKCANVVVTDITANLLTVTIKEFCHPPSVNPPPCYPKNILAQHDTKQPKQHPNKT, from the exons AGAGCGGGAGCAGGAGATGTATGGACCTAAAAAGAGAGGCCCGAAACCTAAATTATTGCTTCTAAAG TCAAGAGCACAGGTTGCAGAGACTTCCTCACGAGTCCCAGAGTTCAAGCACACTCATCCCAAGCAGCACTCCAAGTTTCCTCCGCCCTCGGCTGCACCGTCCTACACCCCAACCGCCCCTTCCAATGCTAAACTGCAGTCGGGCACTGCTCAGCCCAAACTGAAGAAAGACATTCACCGCTGCCATCGCATGGCTCGTCGCCCCTTGCCCCGCCCAGACCAAACAGTCAGTCCCTCTGGTCCTTTTTCGTCCCGTCCAACAGTAAGTCCTTTCTCAGAAACGGTCCGCATTCTCAATCGTAAAGTCAAACCCAGGGAAGTAAAGAAAGGACGGGTCATTCTGAACCTCAAAGTGGTTGACAAGGCTGGGCACGGTGGAGTTCCTAATAGTAGAAGGACACATGTGCCCTCCGCCCAGCAGTCCCATTTTGGCCGACAGAAGATTCCATCCCGGAACAGGGTGATTGGGAAAAACAGGCGGTTTGGAGAGTTTTCCTACCGAGGAATCCCGACCCCCAACAGAAATTCTGGGTTTCCTGTTTTTGGAAAGCTCTTTGATTCTCACTCTCTGAACAATGCAGAGAACCAGACTCAAAGTGGAGAGAGTCGCGATAACACGGCAAAGAATCTCTCTTCCTCCAAAAATCAGACTCTTGATGAACTTCCTCCTTCAAACTCAAGCTCTGAAGTTTCCGATGGTGAGCCGAACTCCCCGCCACAAACCCAATCCCAGCGTTCCTCATTGCAGCCCAAGTCCTCCACAATCAAGGCGCCAGATCCCACACTTCACAAACACAGCGCTCAAACTGTGCCATCCGAAAACAGCTTGGTTCCTACTTCTCTTCCCTCCTCTCCTATGTTTTCCTCATCGTCCTCTGCGTCGTCCTCCTCAGAAGACAACGAACGCATCCTGGACCTTTCTGTACCTCATGAAATGGACAAGAGATTGCGGCGTCGCCATCCCTTCTCTGGCCGTCATCCGCTCAAAGTCCCTGAGGTGCCTGTGTCAGAAGAACCatctgaggaagaggaagatttgGACTGGCGTCCTGACATGACATCCAAATGTGCCAATGTGGTCGTAACGGACATCACAGCTAACCTCCTCACCGTAACGATAAAGGAGTTCTGTCATCCACCTTCTGTTAACCCTCCTCCCTGCTACCCCAAAAATATATTAGCTCAACATGACACAAAACAGCCAAAGCAACACCCCAACAAAACATGA